The following proteins are co-located in the bacterium genome:
- a CDS encoding single-stranded DNA-binding protein, protein MSELRLADLNRVFMVGRLTKDPELRQTTNGTSVANFTIALNRRYKSATGEWKDEATYVGVVAWQKLAELCKQYLAKGRAVLVEGKLQNRSWETEDGQKRSTIEIRADRIEFLDREGRPSIGAGTPGTESSPEPVHGEEPAFSKSDDDLPF, encoded by the coding sequence ATGTCAGAATTGCGTTTAGCCGATTTGAACCGTGTTTTCATGGTGGGCCGCCTCACCAAGGACCCCGAGCTCCGGCAGACCACCAATGGGACCAGCGTGGCCAATTTTACCATCGCCCTTAACCGGCGGTACAAAAGCGCCACCGGCGAATGGAAGGATGAAGCCACCTATGTGGGCGTGGTAGCCTGGCAAAAGCTGGCCGAACTCTGCAAGCAGTATCTGGCCAAGGGCCGGGCGGTGCTGGTGGAAGGAAAACTTCAGAACCGCAGCTGGGAGACCGAGGACGGGCAAAAGCGCAGCACCATAGAGATCCGGGCCGACCGGATCGAGTTTTTGGACCGGGAAGGACGGCCTTCCATCGGAGCCGGGACCCCCGGAACGGAATCCAGCCCCGAGCCGGTTCACGGCGAGGAGCCTGCCTTCAGCAAAAGCGATGACGACCTCCCCTTTTAG
- the ssb gene encoding single-stranded DNA-binding protein, whose amino-acid sequence MTELKIPNLNRVLLAGRLTRDPELRFTPSGTAVCNFSMALNRRFKDQAGNWQDEPTFVNVVAWQSAAENIGKHLHKGSPVLVEGRLESRSWETETGQKRNSLEVRADNVRFLERFESTAAAPGPEEPSESPDI is encoded by the coding sequence ATGACCGAGCTTAAGATACCCAATCTGAACCGGGTGCTGCTGGCCGGCCGGCTGACCCGGGACCCCGAGCTGAGATTCACCCCCAGCGGTACGGCGGTCTGCAATTTTTCCATGGCCCTCAACCGCCGTTTTAAGGACCAGGCCGGCAACTGGCAGGACGAGCCCACCTTCGTCAACGTGGTGGCCTGGCAGAGCGCGGCCGAGAACATTGGCAAGCACCTGCACAAGGGCAGCCCGGTGCTGGTGGAAGGCCGTCTGGAGAGCCGCTCCTGGGAGACCGAGACCGGTCAAAAACGGAATTCCCTGGAGGTCCGGGCCGATAACGTCAGGTTTTTGGAGCGCTTCGAATCCACCGCCGCCGCCCCCGGCCCCGAAGAACCCTCGGAATCCCCCGATATCTGA
- a CDS encoding 50S ribosomal protein L25, which translates to MNEVNLTAYRREETGKQRAKKMRRGGKIPAVLYGHGQPALSIFINSAELIPLFKLASHDNVIINLEMADDKKQMKALLRQVQTEPLRNTLLHMDFQEILLTEKIRINVPIVLTGEATGVKNEGGSLEQTLHSIELSCLPTDIPEKIVVDVSGLKLGQTLHISDIKLEKAELHGAPTQPVVSVLAPRAEAEPVAADGATAAVAAVAEGAPKEPELVAKKKKEAEEEV; encoded by the coding sequence ATGAACGAAGTTAATTTAACAGCTTACCGCCGGGAGGAGACCGGCAAACAGCGGGCCAAAAAGATGCGCCGGGGCGGAAAGATCCCGGCAGTGCTTTACGGGCACGGCCAGCCGGCCCTCTCCATCTTCATCAACTCGGCCGAGCTGATCCCCCTGTTCAAGCTGGCCTCCCACGACAACGTGATCATCAACCTGGAAATGGCCGATGACAAAAAGCAGATGAAGGCCCTGCTGCGCCAGGTGCAGACCGAGCCGTTGAGGAACACCCTGCTGCACATGGACTTTCAGGAGATCCTGCTGACCGAGAAGATCCGGATCAACGTCCCCATCGTCCTGACCGGGGAAGCCACCGGCGTCAAGAACGAGGGCGGCAGCCTGGAGCAGACCCTGCATTCGATAGAGCTTTCCTGCCTGCCCACCGACATCCCGGAGAAGATCGTGGTCGACGTCTCGGGGCTTAAGCTGGGGCAGACCCTGCACATCTCAGACATCAAGCTGGAAAAGGCCGAGTTGCACGGCGCCCCCACCCAGCCGGTGGTCAGCGTACTGGCCCCCAGGGCCGAAGCCGAGCCGGTGGCCGCCGATGGCGCAACAGCCGCGGTCGCTGCAGTAGCCGAGGGTGCCCCCAAGGAGCCGGAACTGGTGGCCAAGAAAAAGAAGGAGGCCGAGGAAGAGGTTTAG
- the pth gene encoding aminoacyl-tRNA hydrolase, which yields MLSSASEKKTNIWCLAGLGNPGREYSQTRHNLGFMVLDLLAEQLKLSWKRRALYSCAGDNKRGLFLLKPLTFMNQSGLAVAKALSYQKIPASQLLVICDDVNLPLGKIRLRAKGSDGGHNGLKSIIKHLSSQDFARLRLGMGPVPESLDMADFVLSSFAKAERAEVGLVAGLAAKTAAEVVRAGVEKAIINLNKQNIS from the coding sequence ATGCTTTCTTCAGCTTCAGAGAAAAAAACGAACATCTGGTGTCTGGCCGGACTGGGAAACCCCGGCCGGGAATACAGCCAAACCCGCCACAACCTGGGATTCATGGTACTGGACCTGCTGGCGGAACAGCTTAAGCTCAGCTGGAAAAGGCGGGCCTTGTATTCCTGCGCCGGCGACAACAAGCGCGGGCTGTTCCTTCTAAAACCCCTGACCTTCATGAACCAAAGCGGGCTGGCCGTGGCCAAGGCCCTCAGCTATCAAAAGATCCCGGCCTCGCAACTGCTGGTGATCTGCGACGACGTCAACCTGCCTCTGGGAAAGATCCGGCTCCGGGCCAAGGGCTCCGACGGAGGGCATAACGGACTGAAGTCGATCATCAAACACTTAAGCAGCCAGGATTTCGCCAGGCTGCGGCTGGGCATGGGCCCGGTCCCCGAATCCCTGGACATGGCGGATTTCGTCCTTTCCAGTTTTGCCAAAGCGGAAAGGGCCGAGGTCGGCTTGGTGGCCGGACTGGCGGCCAAGACCGCCGCTGAAGTGGTCCGGGCCGGAGTGGAGAAGGCCATCATCAACTTAAATAAGCAAAATATATCCTAA
- the rpsF gene encoding 30S ribosomal protein S6, with product MNAYETVMIIDPAVDEAGVDKQVEKYSALIKNNQGEIVLVEKWGRRKMTYPINSRREGFYVCLQFNSPAALPAELNRNIRLDESIIRHLTIKGHVPSALVAAALAPAAPEAVPEAAPEAAVV from the coding sequence TTGAACGCTTACGAAACAGTCATGATCATCGATCCGGCGGTTGATGAGGCCGGAGTGGACAAACAGGTGGAAAAATACTCCGCGCTGATCAAGAACAACCAGGGAGAGATCGTCCTGGTGGAAAAATGGGGCCGCCGCAAAATGACCTACCCCATCAACAGCCGGCGGGAAGGGTTTTACGTCTGCCTCCAGTTTAATTCTCCGGCCGCCCTGCCGGCCGAGCTCAACCGCAACATCCGGCTGGACGAAAGCATCATCCGGCACCTGACCATCAAGGGCCATGTGCCCAGCGCACTGGTGGCGGCCGCCCTGGCCCCCGCTGCGCCCGAGGCGGTCCCCGAAGCCGCTCCCGAAGCTGCCGTCGTCTGA